A genome region from Populus alba chromosome 3, ASM523922v2, whole genome shotgun sequence includes the following:
- the LOC118028582 gene encoding acid beta-fructofuranosidase isoform X2: MADPSPLLPVSNSLEPNYSPVPEGPVSAGCPATHLRRSKKVLIAVFSGLFVVSLILATINNNNGARHVQYHSQEDEDATLVTPKEMAKPETLSPAGSRGVSAGVSEKANVNLKVAQVKDYPWNNSMLSWQRTAFHFQPEDNWMNGPLYYKGWYHFFYQYNPHAAVWGDIVWGHAVSKDLIHWLHLPLAMVADKWYDKNGVWTGSATILPDGKIVMLYTGSTNESVQVQNLAYPADHDDPLLLKWVKYSGNPVLVPPPGIGAKDFRDPTTAWKTSEGKWRIIIGSKINKTGIALVYDTEDFINYELLSGILHGVPKTGMWECVDFYPVSKTGQNGLDTSVNGPQVKHVVKTSLDDDRHDYYALGTYADKVGKWYPDNPEIDVGIGIRYDYGIFYASKTFYDQSKGRRVLWGWIGESDSEVADVKKGWASLQGIPRTVVLDTKTGSNLLQWPVEEVESLRLKGKNFNDIEVKAGSVVPLELDGATQLDIVAEFELDRKAIERTAESNVEFSCSTNGGASHRGALGPFGLLVLADDDLSEYTPVYFFVAKGNNGSLKTFFCTDQSRSSVANDVRKEIYGSYVPVLEGEKLSVRILVDHSIIESFAQGGRTCITSRVYPTTAIYGAARLFLFNNATEAGVTSSLKIWNMNSAFIRPYSNEQQ; encoded by the exons ATGGCGGACCCAAGTCCATTGCTTCCAGTTTCCAATTCCTTAGAGCCCAACTATAGTCCTGTCCCAGAAGGGCCCGTCTCAGCCGGATGTCCGGCGACCCATCTCCGACGATCCAAGAAAGTACTCATCGCGGTCTTCTCTGGGTTgtttgttgtttctttgattttagcTACAATTAATAACAACAATGGAGCTCGTCATGTCCAATATCATTcacaagaagatgaagatgcgACCTTGGTTACGCCAAAAGAAATGGCGAAACCCGAGACTTTGTCGCCAGCAGGATCGCGTGGGGTGTCCGCCGGCGTGTCAGAGAAGGCCAACGTGAATTTGAAGGTAGCTCAGGTGAAAGATTATCCGTGGAACAATAGCATGTTATCATGGCAAAGAACTGCTTTCCATTTTCAACCTGAAGATAATTGGATGAACG GTCCATTGTATTACAAAGGCTGGTACCACTTCTTCTACCAATACAATCCACATGCTGCCGTGTGGGGCGACATAGTCTGGGGCCATGCTGTATCAAAAGACTTGATCCATTGGCTCCACCTCCCATTGGCGATGGTCGCCGATAAATGGTACGACAAGAATGGTGTCTGGACTGGCTCTGCCACAATCCTCCCTGATGGTAAGATCGTCATGCTATACACTGGATCCACTAACGAGTCAGTCCAGGTTCAAAATCTTGCATATCCAGCCGACCACGACGATCCTCTCCTCCTCAAGTGGGTCAAATACTCCGGCAATCCCGTTTTAGTCCCGCCGCCAGGTATTGGTGCCAAGGACTTCCGGGACCCCACAACAGCCTGGAAAACTTCTGAAGGGAAGTGGCGCATTATAATAGGatccaaaattaataaaactggCATTGCTTTAGTCTATGACACTGaagacttcataaattatgagtTGTTAAGTGGAATCCTTCACGGCGTCCCTAAAACTGGCATGTGGGAATGTGTGGACTTTTACCCTGTGTCGAAAACAGGTCAGAATGGATTGGATACATCGGTTAATGGTCCTCAAGTGAAGCATGTGGTCAAGACAAGCCTGGATGATGATAGGCATGATTACTATGCACTTGGGACTTATGCTGACAAGGTTGGAAAATGGTATCCGGACAATCCAGAGATCGATGTTGGTATTGGTATCAGGTACGATTATGGCATTTTCTATGCCTCCAAGACATTTTATGACCAGAGTAAAGGAAGGAGAGTGTTGTGGGGCTGGATTGGAGAGTCCGATAGTGAAGTCGCCGATGTAAAGAAAGGATGGGCATCTCTGCAG GGCATTCCAAGGACAGTTGTGTTGGATACAAAGACAGGTAGCAATCTGCTTCAATGGCCAGTTGAAGAGGTAGAGAGCTTGAGATTAAAAGGCAAGAACTTCAACGACATAGAGGTTAAGGCAGGGTCAGTTGTACCGCTTGAACTCGATGGAGCCACACAG CTAGACATCGTTGCTGAGTTTGAGTTAGACAGGAAGGCTATAGAGAGAACAGCCGAATCCAATGTGGAGTTCAGCTGCAGCACCAATGGTGGGGCTTCTCACCGCGGTGCATTGGGACCATTTGGTCTTCTAGTTCTTGCGGATGACGATCTCAGCGAGTATACTCCCGTTTACTTTTTTGTTGCCAAAGGAAATAATGGCAGCCTCAAAACTTTCTTCTGCACTGACCAGTCAAG GTCTTCTGTGGCAAACGATGttagaaaagaaatttatgGGAGCTATGTTCCTGTATTAGAGGGTGAAAAGTTATCAGTTAGGATATTG GTGGATCATTCGATAATTGAAAGTTTTGCTCAAGGTGGTAGGACGTGCATCACTTCCCGGGTTTATCCGACGACGGCAATCTATGGTGCTGCTAGGCTGTTTCTGTTCAACAATGCTACCGAGGCTGGTGTCACTTCTTCACTCAAGATATGGAATATGAATTCAGCATTCATACGCCCATATTCTAATGAACAACAGTAG
- the LOC118028582 gene encoding acid beta-fructofuranosidase isoform X1 translates to MADPSPLLPVSNSLEPNYSPVPEGPVSAGCPATHLRRSKKVLIAVFSGLFVVSLILATINNNNGARHVQYHSQEDEDATLVTPKEMAKPETLSPAGSRGVSAGVSEKANVNLKVAQVKDYPWNNSMLSWQRTAFHFQPEDNWMNDPNGPLYYKGWYHFFYQYNPHAAVWGDIVWGHAVSKDLIHWLHLPLAMVADKWYDKNGVWTGSATILPDGKIVMLYTGSTNESVQVQNLAYPADHDDPLLLKWVKYSGNPVLVPPPGIGAKDFRDPTTAWKTSEGKWRIIIGSKINKTGIALVYDTEDFINYELLSGILHGVPKTGMWECVDFYPVSKTGQNGLDTSVNGPQVKHVVKTSLDDDRHDYYALGTYADKVGKWYPDNPEIDVGIGIRYDYGIFYASKTFYDQSKGRRVLWGWIGESDSEVADVKKGWASLQGIPRTVVLDTKTGSNLLQWPVEEVESLRLKGKNFNDIEVKAGSVVPLELDGATQLDIVAEFELDRKAIERTAESNVEFSCSTNGGASHRGALGPFGLLVLADDDLSEYTPVYFFVAKGNNGSLKTFFCTDQSRSSVANDVRKEIYGSYVPVLEGEKLSVRILVDHSIIESFAQGGRTCITSRVYPTTAIYGAARLFLFNNATEAGVTSSLKIWNMNSAFIRPYSNEQQ, encoded by the exons ATGGCGGACCCAAGTCCATTGCTTCCAGTTTCCAATTCCTTAGAGCCCAACTATAGTCCTGTCCCAGAAGGGCCCGTCTCAGCCGGATGTCCGGCGACCCATCTCCGACGATCCAAGAAAGTACTCATCGCGGTCTTCTCTGGGTTgtttgttgtttctttgattttagcTACAATTAATAACAACAATGGAGCTCGTCATGTCCAATATCATTcacaagaagatgaagatgcgACCTTGGTTACGCCAAAAGAAATGGCGAAACCCGAGACTTTGTCGCCAGCAGGATCGCGTGGGGTGTCCGCCGGCGTGTCAGAGAAGGCCAACGTGAATTTGAAGGTAGCTCAGGTGAAAGATTATCCGTGGAACAATAGCATGTTATCATGGCAAAGAACTGCTTTCCATTTTCAACCTGAAGATAATTGGATGAACG ATCCCAACG GTCCATTGTATTACAAAGGCTGGTACCACTTCTTCTACCAATACAATCCACATGCTGCCGTGTGGGGCGACATAGTCTGGGGCCATGCTGTATCAAAAGACTTGATCCATTGGCTCCACCTCCCATTGGCGATGGTCGCCGATAAATGGTACGACAAGAATGGTGTCTGGACTGGCTCTGCCACAATCCTCCCTGATGGTAAGATCGTCATGCTATACACTGGATCCACTAACGAGTCAGTCCAGGTTCAAAATCTTGCATATCCAGCCGACCACGACGATCCTCTCCTCCTCAAGTGGGTCAAATACTCCGGCAATCCCGTTTTAGTCCCGCCGCCAGGTATTGGTGCCAAGGACTTCCGGGACCCCACAACAGCCTGGAAAACTTCTGAAGGGAAGTGGCGCATTATAATAGGatccaaaattaataaaactggCATTGCTTTAGTCTATGACACTGaagacttcataaattatgagtTGTTAAGTGGAATCCTTCACGGCGTCCCTAAAACTGGCATGTGGGAATGTGTGGACTTTTACCCTGTGTCGAAAACAGGTCAGAATGGATTGGATACATCGGTTAATGGTCCTCAAGTGAAGCATGTGGTCAAGACAAGCCTGGATGATGATAGGCATGATTACTATGCACTTGGGACTTATGCTGACAAGGTTGGAAAATGGTATCCGGACAATCCAGAGATCGATGTTGGTATTGGTATCAGGTACGATTATGGCATTTTCTATGCCTCCAAGACATTTTATGACCAGAGTAAAGGAAGGAGAGTGTTGTGGGGCTGGATTGGAGAGTCCGATAGTGAAGTCGCCGATGTAAAGAAAGGATGGGCATCTCTGCAG GGCATTCCAAGGACAGTTGTGTTGGATACAAAGACAGGTAGCAATCTGCTTCAATGGCCAGTTGAAGAGGTAGAGAGCTTGAGATTAAAAGGCAAGAACTTCAACGACATAGAGGTTAAGGCAGGGTCAGTTGTACCGCTTGAACTCGATGGAGCCACACAG CTAGACATCGTTGCTGAGTTTGAGTTAGACAGGAAGGCTATAGAGAGAACAGCCGAATCCAATGTGGAGTTCAGCTGCAGCACCAATGGTGGGGCTTCTCACCGCGGTGCATTGGGACCATTTGGTCTTCTAGTTCTTGCGGATGACGATCTCAGCGAGTATACTCCCGTTTACTTTTTTGTTGCCAAAGGAAATAATGGCAGCCTCAAAACTTTCTTCTGCACTGACCAGTCAAG GTCTTCTGTGGCAAACGATGttagaaaagaaatttatgGGAGCTATGTTCCTGTATTAGAGGGTGAAAAGTTATCAGTTAGGATATTG GTGGATCATTCGATAATTGAAAGTTTTGCTCAAGGTGGTAGGACGTGCATCACTTCCCGGGTTTATCCGACGACGGCAATCTATGGTGCTGCTAGGCTGTTTCTGTTCAACAATGCTACCGAGGCTGGTGTCACTTCTTCACTCAAGATATGGAATATGAATTCAGCATTCATACGCCCATATTCTAATGAACAACAGTAG
- the LOC118028581 gene encoding monocopper oxidase-like protein SKU5 translates to MVLCSKFLALFLIYTCLLLSLCSAADPFVSYDFEVSYITASPLGVPQQVIAINGKFPGPTINVTTNNNVAINVRNKLDDNLLIHWSGIQQRRSSWQDGLPGTNCPIPPKWNWTYQFQVKDQIGSFFYFPSLHMQRTSGGFGSFIINNRAIIPIPFDTPHGDIVILIGDWYKRNHTALRKALDAGKDLGMPDGVLINGKGPYQYNATLVPDGIDYETIEVQPGKTYRLRVHNVGTSTSLNFRIQNHNLLLAESEGSYTVQQNYTSLDIHVGQSYSFLVTMDQNASTDYYIVASARFVNESQWKRVTGVGILHYTNSKGKAKGPLPDAPNDEFDKTFSMNQARSIRWNVSASGARPNPQGSFRYGSINVTDVYVLKNKPLVTINGKRRATLSGISFVNPATPIRLADQFKVKGVYKLDFPNRPLTGSSKMETSVINGTYRGFMEVILQNNDTKMQSYHLSGYAVFVVGMDYGEWTDNSRGTYNKWDGIARSTVQVYPGAWTAILVSLDNVGVWNLRTENLDSWYLGQETYVRIVNPEDTNKTELPVPDNALFCGALSKFQKPQDISFAVSITGNRSKLFFTLLMAVCALMFVFG, encoded by the exons ATGGTTTTGTGTAGCAAGTTTTTAGCTTTGTTTCTTATCTACACTTGCTTGCTTTTGAGCTTGTGCTCAGCTGCAGATCCTTTTGTTAGCTATGATTTTGAAGTCTCTTACATCACTGCTTCTCCTCTTGGCGTGCCTCAGCAG gTCATTGCTATAAACGGGAAGTTTCCTGGTCCTACTATCAATGTGACCACTAACAACAATGTTGCTATCAATGTTAGGAACAAACTGGATGATAATCTCCTTATCCACTG GTCAGGAATTCAACAAAGGAGAAGTTCATGGCAAGATGGGCTTCCTGGTACTAACTGTCCAATTCCTCCGAAGTGGAACTGGACTTACCAGTTTCAAGTTAAAGATCAGATAGGGAGTTTCTTTTACTTCCCTTCTCTCCATATGCAGAGAACTTCTGGTGGATTTGGCAGCTTTATTATAAACAACCGGGCTATTATTCCAATTCCTTTTGATACTCCACATGGGGACATTGTCATTTTGATTGGTGATTGGTACAAAAGGAACCACACG GCTTTGAGGAAGGCTCTTGATGCTGGGAAAGATCTAGGGATGCCAGATGGAGTTCTTATTAATGGCAAAGGTCCTTACCAATATAACGCTACACTTGTCCCTGATGGCATTGACTACGAAACCATTGAAGTTCAACCAG GAAAAACCTATCGCCTCCGTGTGCACAATGTCGGAACTTCAACTAGTTTGAATTTCAGGATCCAGAACCACAATCTGCTCTTAGCTGAGTCAGAGGGATCATATACAGTGCAACAAAATTATACCAGTTTAGATATACATGTAGGACAATCTTATTCTTTTTTGGTGACCATGGATCAGAACGCAAGTACTGATTACTACATTGTAGCTAGCGCAAGGTTTGTGAATGAATCACAGTGGAAAAGGGTTACTGGCGTTGGAATCTTGCATTACACAAATTCTAAGGGGAAGGCAAAGGGTCCCCTTCCAGATGCACCCAATGATGAGTTTGACAAAACCTTCTCAATGAACCAAGCAAGATCCATCAG ATGGAATGTTTCTGCGAGTGGTGCACGTCCCAACCCACAAGGCTCGTTCAGATATGGCTCAATCAATGTGACTGATGTTTACGTGTTGAAAAATAAGCCACTGGTAACAATCAATGGGAAAAGACGAGCGACTCTCAGTGGGATATCATTTGTCAATCCTGCTACTCCAATCAGGCTTGCAGACCAGTTCAAAGTGAAGGGGGTGTATAAGCTTGATTTCCCCAACAGGCCCTTAACAGGATCATCTAAAATGGAAACGTCAGTGATCAATGGAACATACAGGGGATTTATGGAAGTCATTCTGCAGAACAATGACACCAAGATGCAGAGCTATCACCTAAGTGGATATGCAGTTTTTGTTGTGGG GATGGATTATGGTGAATGGACAGATAACAGCAGGGGAACATATAATAAGTGGGATGGCATCGCACGCTCCACTGTCCAG GTTTATCCTGGGGCATGGACGGCAATTTTGGTCTCGCTTGACAATGTTGGAGTCTGGAACCTCAGAACTGAAAACCTTGACTCCTGGTATCTTGGCCAGGAAACGTATGTCAGAATTGTCAATCCAGAGGACACCAACAAAACCGAGTTGCCTGTTCCAGACAATGCCCTCTTTTGTGGTGCACTTAGCAAATTCCAGAA GCCACAGGATATTTCTTTCGCCGTATCAATCACAGGTAACAGATCAAAGCTGTTCTTCACCCTGCTGATGGCCGTCTGTGCTTTGATGTTCGTTTTTGGCTGA